A window of the Bufo gargarizans isolate SCDJY-AF-19 chromosome 1, ASM1485885v1, whole genome shotgun sequence genome harbors these coding sequences:
- the BABAM1 gene encoding BRISC and BRCA1-A complex member 1 → MDTSEPADDVERTLEQRPRTRSNPEGAEDRGVPPQPIVGSRSEGEGEAAQAEDASLPATASPSCVLPPPVEFQVKTPRVNCPEKVIICLDLSEEMSSQKLESFNGAKINALNSSQKMIEMFVRTKHKIDKRHEFALVVANNEAMWLSGFTSDPREVCSCLYDLETNVCESFNLEGLFNLIQHRTEFPVTDNVQTIPPPYVVRIILIYSRPASQPSLTLTEAMKKMLQCPYFFFDVVYIHNGSDEEDISWKDVFGFFSSLDTKGTSYKYEVSITGPALELHNCMARLLAHPLQRPFQSHASYSLLEEEEESAECEVTV, encoded by the exons ATGGATACCTCAGAACCTGCAGATGATGTCGAAAGAACACTGGAACAGAGGCCTCGTACACGGTCCAACCCTGAGGGTGCTGAAGACAGGGGAGTGCCACCACAGCCTATAGTAGGCAGCCGAAGTGAGGGAGAGGGGGAAGCGGCACAGGCAGAGGATGCTTCCCTACCAGCCACTGCGTCCCCAAGTTGTGTCCTTCCTCCTCCTGTGGAATTCCAAGTCAAAACTCCAAGAGTGAACTGCCCAGAAAAAGTG ATCATTTGCCTGGATTTGTCAGAAGAAATGTCCTCTCAGAAACTGGAATCATTCAATGG agCCAAAATCAATGCCCTCAATTCTTCACAAAAAATGATTGAGATGTTTGTCCGTACCAAGCACAAGATTGACAAGAGACATGAATTTGCACTTGTGGTTGCAAATAACGAAGCTATGTGG CTCTCTGGATTTACTTCAGACCCCCGGGAAGTCTGTAGCTGCCTTTATGATCTGGAGACCAACGTCTGTGAATCATTCA ACCTCGAAGGCCTTTTTAACTTAAT ACAACACAGAACAGAATTTCCAGTTACAGATAATGTGCAAACTATTCCCCCGCCTTATGTAGTGAGGATAATCTTGATCTACAGCCGCCCAGCTTCACAGCCTTCACTCACACTGACAGAAGCCATGAAG AAAATGCTGCAGtgcccatattttttctttgatgTCGTGTACATCCATAATGGGTCTGATGAGGAAGATATAAGCTGGAAA GATGTATTTGGCTTCTTCAGCAGTTTGGATACTAAAGGCACAAGTTACAAATATGAGGTGTCGATAACGGGACCCGCTCTGGAGCTTCACAATTGTATGGCCAGACTGCTCGCTCACCCTCTTCAGCGCCCATTTCAGAGTCATGCCTCATACAGTCTtctagaggaagaggaggagagtgcAGAGTGTGAAGTCACTGTCTAA